The Paracoccus albus region ACCCTGCGTGAGGCCATGAAAAGCGGCACGGACTGGCCCGACGATGTCGACGCAGCGCTGAATGCCCTGCCGCCCGGCCATGCTTTCACGGTACCCGATAACCTGTTCGCCAAAATCACGGACGATCAGCGCGACGATTGGGCAGAGCGCTTTAAGGGAGCGCGCGCCTGATCGAGACAAAGCAGATGAACGACTGATCTGGACATCGGCAAGAGCGCCGCGTCTAGTCGGACCTGTCCTTGCGGCGGAATTTTCTGCCGCGCCGCAATCTGCCTTGGCCGGTCATGCCCTTTGAGCCCAAAATTCTGATCTTCTGTGCCGTCGCGGCCCTTGCGGCGTGGGTGCAGACACTGACCGGCTTCGCGCTCGGGTTGATCCTTATGGGGGTGACGGGCGCGCTTGGGCTTATGCCCGTTCCACAGGCGGCCGCGATTACCTCTCTGCTGGTGATGGTCAACGCGGTGCTGGTGCTGTCTCGGGGCTGGCGTGATGTGGATCGCCCGGCGCTGAGGCTGATCCTTGCGGGCGCTTTTCCGGCACTCGTGTTGGGCTATTTTCTGCTGCACTGGCTGGCGGGGACGGCGTTGGGCCTGTTGCAGCTCCTGTTGGGTCTGGTGATCGCCGGCTCTGCGGCGCAACTGGCAGCGCGGCCCGCCCTGCGCAAAACACGCTCTCGGCCCTCCACATTTTGTCTGGCAGGTCTGGCGGGGGGCACGATGGGCGGGCTTTTTGCCACGACCGGACCACCCGTTATCTGGCACCTCTATCGCCAGCCCATGAATCTGGCATCCGTGCGG contains the following coding sequences:
- a CDS encoding sulfite exporter TauE/SafE family protein, producing MRRNFLPRRNLPWPVMPFEPKILIFCAVAALAAWVQTLTGFALGLILMGVTGALGLMPVPQAAAITSLLVMVNAVLVLSRGWRDVDRPALRLILAGAFPALVLGYFLLHWLAGTALGLLQLLLGLVIAGSAAQLAARPALRKTRSRPSTFCLAGLAGGTMGGLFATTGPPVIWHLYRQPMNLASVRVTLVATFLLTQILRTGLVIAGGGITRSLLIGAVVAAPAVVFGTWLARRFPPPVQTATIRKVALGLLFMSGLSLILSALGRLV